In Gimesia benthica, a single window of DNA contains:
- a CDS encoding redoxin domain-containing protein produces MSIGRIIFFTGFALLVTFSRSLPAADAPSVELALTFKPIQQDIEIETPEKSEYGRCKVEVEQSKKSSGWIVYGPNGQVLRRFVDTNGDNVVDQWRYFNRGLEVYRDIDANFNNKVDASRWMNLAGTRWGLDKNEDGIIDEWKMISPEEVTRVAISALAKNNTKVFESLLITDDELSASGIKNPFADKIRESTKAASAKIPELLSNSKMLSSDTVWVRFDGAMPGLIPADDVKTDKDLQVFENVMAIVDTKGKSGLVQFGELIRVGDAWRLTQAPLPIEGESIQVTEGGTLMQPVAGASTLPTNSTVGLSKEMQGLLDELQKLDQNGPSPEQGPQAVARYNADRVAIIEKLIAASKNEDERSQWTRQMVDGLAAAVQTVGYKDGLAQLKRIRDEVQKSSQDQDLVAYVTYRTLLADYSTQLQSTQSDKLRDVQTWWLTQLEDFIKKYPNSDDSAEAMLQLAVTQEFSGKVAESKKWYTKLVESHASSEAGTRGAGALRRMNLAGQELELSGKGLTGGGIDAKQYRGKVLLVIFWSSWCKPCTEDLPQIQDLYNKYHSQGFDVLGINLDASPELAEAYIKQHKVAWAHIHEEGGLESAPARDFGVISLPTMFLVDKSGKVVNRSATVADVKKALPDLLK; encoded by the coding sequence ATGTCTATTGGTCGCATAATCTTCTTCACTGGTTTTGCCCTCCTGGTTACATTCTCCCGTTCGCTACCCGCGGCGGATGCCCCCTCTGTTGAACTGGCACTCACCTTCAAGCCGATTCAGCAGGACATCGAAATCGAAACTCCCGAAAAATCGGAATACGGTCGCTGCAAGGTCGAAGTCGAACAGAGCAAGAAGAGCTCTGGCTGGATCGTTTACGGACCGAATGGTCAGGTCCTGCGTCGCTTCGTCGACACCAATGGCGACAACGTTGTCGATCAATGGCGGTATTTCAACCGCGGCCTGGAAGTCTACCGGGACATTGATGCCAACTTTAACAACAAGGTCGACGCGTCGCGCTGGATGAATCTGGCAGGGACCCGCTGGGGCCTCGATAAAAATGAAGACGGAATCATTGATGAATGGAAAATGATTTCGCCCGAAGAAGTCACCCGGGTTGCCATCAGCGCACTGGCGAAAAATAACACAAAGGTGTTCGAATCCCTGCTAATCACCGATGACGAATTGTCCGCGTCCGGGATTAAGAATCCCTTCGCTGACAAGATTCGTGAATCGACCAAAGCGGCTTCCGCGAAGATTCCCGAACTGCTTTCAAATTCGAAAATGCTTTCGTCCGATACGGTCTGGGTTCGCTTCGACGGTGCGATGCCCGGATTGATTCCCGCCGACGATGTAAAAACCGATAAAGACCTGCAGGTCTTTGAAAACGTGATGGCCATTGTCGATACCAAAGGCAAAAGTGGACTGGTGCAGTTCGGTGAACTGATCCGCGTCGGTGATGCCTGGCGTCTGACCCAGGCACCGCTGCCCATCGAAGGTGAATCGATTCAGGTCACCGAAGGGGGCACGCTGATGCAGCCGGTCGCCGGTGCCAGCACACTGCCTACCAACTCAACGGTTGGCCTCTCGAAAGAAATGCAGGGGCTGCTGGATGAATTACAGAAACTGGATCAGAACGGCCCTTCCCCTGAGCAGGGTCCGCAAGCCGTCGCCCGCTACAATGCAGATCGAGTGGCGATCATCGAAAAACTGATTGCTGCTTCCAAGAACGAAGACGAACGTTCCCAGTGGACGCGACAGATGGTTGACGGTCTGGCCGCCGCCGTTCAGACGGTAGGCTACAAAGACGGACTGGCACAACTGAAACGGATTCGCGACGAAGTCCAGAAGTCCTCACAGGATCAGGACCTGGTGGCTTACGTCACTTACCGGACCCTGCTCGCTGATTACAGCACCCAGTTACAGAGCACACAGAGCGACAAACTCCGCGATGTGCAGACCTGGTGGCTGACACAGCTCGAAGACTTCATTAAGAAATATCCGAATTCCGATGACTCTGCTGAAGCGATGCTGCAACTGGCAGTCACCCAGGAATTCAGTGGTAAAGTTGCGGAGTCCAAGAAATGGTACACGAAACTGGTCGAGTCTCACGCCAGTTCAGAAGCGGGCACCCGTGGTGCAGGCGCTCTGCGACGCATGAACCTGGCTGGCCAGGAACTGGAGCTGTCAGGAAAAGGCCTGACAGGAGGCGGCATCGATGCCAAACAGTATCGCGGCAAAGTACTGCTGGTCATCTTCTGGTCCAGCTGGTGCAAACCCTGCACGGAAGACCTGCCTCAGATTCAGGACCTCTACAACAAGTACCACAGCCAGGGCTTTGATGTACTGGGAATTAACCTCGATGCCAGCCCGGAACTGGCAGAAGCCTACATCAAACAGCACAAAGTGGCTTGGGCTCACATCCATGAAGAGGGTGGACTGGAAAGTGCCCCTGCCCGGGACTTTGGTGTGATCTCCCTGCCGACCATGTTCCTCGTGGACAAGTCGGGTAAGGTCGTCAACCGGAGTGCTACCGTGGCTGATGTCAAGAAAGCCCTGCCCGATCTGCTGAAGTAG
- a CDS encoding carbohydrate kinase family protein codes for MKYDVVGLGTVVVDHLVLLAQHPPQDAKTNIISDAYQVGGPVPTAQVVLSRLGKQCAFLGSWGDDQYGPLIAQDLAVEQLNLDASRLLPGTRSGYAQVWIDEQASTRTIACYRPEHWLQPEDLDRQIIQEARFLHLDGWPQETCLQAAQIAREAGVTVCLDAGSLKPGMETLIPYLNVMNCPRRFLSEYLQTDDVLAGGRALLDEGPELVTVTDGVRGAWLFSQEGCLHCAALPVLSLDTTGAGDVFSGALLYGLLEDWPRERVLKFACVTAALKCERLGNRDALPSLAEIEAVLQTKELNLSQLD; via the coding sequence ATGAAATATGATGTCGTCGGTCTGGGAACCGTTGTGGTGGACCACCTGGTCCTGCTGGCACAACACCCACCCCAGGATGCGAAAACCAACATTATCAGCGACGCCTACCAGGTAGGCGGACCGGTGCCGACGGCGCAGGTTGTGCTCAGTCGCCTGGGAAAACAGTGCGCATTTCTCGGCAGTTGGGGCGACGATCAATATGGGCCCCTGATTGCGCAGGACCTCGCAGTGGAGCAGCTGAACCTCGATGCCAGCCGTCTGCTCCCCGGCACCCGCTCGGGATATGCCCAGGTCTGGATCGACGAACAGGCGAGCACGCGAACCATCGCCTGCTATCGTCCCGAGCACTGGCTGCAACCGGAAGATCTGGATCGACAAATCATTCAGGAGGCCCGCTTCCTGCATCTGGATGGCTGGCCTCAGGAAACGTGTCTGCAGGCAGCGCAGATCGCCCGGGAAGCCGGCGTGACCGTCTGTCTCGATGCCGGTTCTCTCAAGCCGGGGATGGAGACACTGATCCCTTACCTGAACGTCATGAACTGCCCCCGCCGGTTTCTCAGCGAGTATCTGCAGACCGACGATGTGCTGGCAGGTGGCAGAGCCCTGCTGGACGAGGGACCGGAGCTGGTCACCGTGACCGATGGAGTGCGCGGCGCGTGGTTATTCAGTCAGGAAGGCTGTCTGCACTGCGCGGCACTCCCCGTGCTTTCTCTGGATACCACAGGGGCCGGCGATGTTTTCAGCGGTGCCCTGCTCTATGGCTTGCTTGAGGACTGGCCGCGAGAGCGGGTGCTGAAATTCGCCTGTGTCACCGCAGCGTTGAAATGCGAACGCCTGGGCAATCGGGATGCACTGCCGTCCCTCGCGGAAATCGAAGCCGTCCTGCAGACTAAGGAGCTGAATCTTTCACAACTGGATTGA
- a CDS encoding RluA family pseudouridine synthase, whose product MSDELSSPPELSTEPIEITVEARAHGWRIDHYLCRLYPNYTRVLFQKAIKQEAVLVNGLPVKAARRMRVNDRVSVRLPELPDNQLPPEDIPLDIIYEDDFIAVINKPSDMIVHPGKGNYAGTLAGALQHHFDQLSDVAGQFRPGIVHRLDRNTSGLLVVAKDNQVHARLSAQFEKREVQKEYRAIVWGCMEFDTDYIETFMCVHPRHREKMIVCDEGGNARDAFTYYEAIQRYKAFTYVRLKPRTGRTHQLRVHMQHIGHSIVADRVYGGRITLKMKDLSVQAEADAAELESDILIERQALHAYRLEFSHPHSGKPMQFEAPLPEDMQQTLAALDQYQKEN is encoded by the coding sequence CATGGCTGGCGGATAGATCATTATCTCTGTCGCCTGTATCCGAATTACACCCGCGTCTTATTCCAGAAAGCGATTAAGCAGGAGGCAGTGCTGGTCAACGGCTTGCCCGTCAAAGCTGCCCGCCGCATGCGAGTCAACGACCGGGTCTCGGTTCGCCTGCCTGAACTGCCCGATAATCAGCTTCCCCCGGAAGACATTCCGCTGGATATCATTTACGAAGACGACTTTATCGCCGTCATCAATAAGCCTTCGGATATGATCGTCCATCCCGGCAAAGGCAACTATGCGGGAACGCTGGCAGGAGCCCTGCAGCATCACTTCGATCAACTCAGCGATGTCGCCGGCCAGTTTCGGCCCGGAATCGTCCATCGTCTCGACCGGAATACCAGCGGTCTGCTGGTTGTCGCCAAGGATAACCAGGTTCACGCCCGTCTGAGCGCCCAGTTTGAAAAGCGGGAAGTTCAGAAGGAATACCGGGCGATTGTCTGGGGATGCATGGAATTCGACACCGATTACATCGAGACCTTCATGTGCGTGCATCCCCGTCACCGGGAGAAAATGATCGTCTGTGATGAAGGGGGCAATGCCCGCGACGCGTTCACTTATTACGAAGCGATTCAGCGTTATAAGGCCTTTACCTATGTGCGACTCAAGCCCCGCACCGGGCGTACCCACCAGCTGCGGGTACATATGCAGCATATCGGACATTCCATTGTGGCGGACCGCGTGTATGGCGGCCGGATCACTCTGAAAATGAAGGATCTGAGCGTGCAGGCCGAAGCGGACGCCGCGGAGCTGGAAAGCGACATTCTGATCGAACGACAGGCCCTGCATGCCTATCGTCTGGAATTTAGTCATCCGCACAGTGGAAAACCGATGCAGTTTGAGGCACCATTACCAGAAGATATGCAACAGACCTTAGCCGCCCTGGACCAGTATCAGAAGGAAAATTGA
- a CDS encoding HisA/HisF-related TIM barrel protein, which produces MKIIPVLDILNQTVVRGVAGERDLYQPLQSNLTDSSDPLDLARAIRAEFGLSDFYVADLDAILHQRQNLELYQGLLAEGYTFLLDCGLRTTADCAALQEYPGINIVAGLETLAGPDELAALVDQWGSERTVFSLDLKVGQPLVSTAAGNPFAELASPLDVAELARGQGVSQMILLDLAQVGTGRGTGTEELCQTLHARFPELMLITGGGIRNAAELQAQAALGAEGVLVASALHDGRLGRDVVLSLS; this is translated from the coding sequence ATGAAAATCATTCCGGTACTGGACATTCTGAATCAAACCGTGGTGCGGGGGGTGGCGGGAGAACGCGATCTGTATCAACCCCTCCAAAGCAATCTGACTGACTCCAGTGATCCACTCGACCTGGCCCGCGCGATTCGCGCTGAATTTGGTCTCAGTGATTTCTATGTGGCCGACCTCGATGCCATTCTCCACCAGCGGCAGAATCTTGAGTTGTACCAGGGCCTGCTTGCAGAAGGTTATACATTCCTGCTCGATTGCGGTCTGCGCACTACAGCGGACTGTGCAGCTTTGCAGGAATATCCGGGCATCAACATCGTGGCTGGCCTGGAGACGCTGGCAGGACCTGATGAACTGGCGGCACTCGTGGATCAGTGGGGGAGTGAGAGAACGGTCTTCAGTCTCGACCTGAAAGTGGGGCAGCCTTTAGTCAGTACTGCTGCTGGGAACCCGTTCGCGGAGCTTGCGAGTCCTCTCGATGTGGCAGAGCTGGCGCGGGGACAGGGCGTTTCGCAGATGATCCTGCTCGATCTGGCACAGGTCGGCACCGGTCGGGGGACCGGCACCGAAGAGTTGTGTCAGACATTGCATGCACGATTTCCCGAGCTGATGCTGATTACTGGAGGGGGGATTCGCAATGCGGCAGAGCTCCAGGCTCAGGCGGCACTCGGGGCTGAGGGCGTGCTTGTCGCCTCCGCCTTGCATGACGGACGACTGGGGAGAGACGTGGTGCTCTCCCTGTCGTGA
- a CDS encoding GNAT family N-acetyltransferase, whose amino-acid sequence MMQIIEADLSEPRNAAAVVTLLNSYACSPEGAGKPLPQTVQENLAPRLHERNDAVVVLAFEEETPVGLIICIEGFSSFACQPLLNIHDVYVAPEFRGTGLAGQLFEFVEQIARARGCCKLTLEVLEGNQRAQAAYRKFGFNGYELDPQMGRALFWEKKL is encoded by the coding sequence CTGATGCAGATTATCGAAGCCGACTTGAGTGAACCCCGTAACGCCGCGGCGGTGGTGACTCTGCTCAACAGTTACGCCTGTTCGCCGGAAGGGGCCGGCAAACCGTTGCCACAAACGGTGCAGGAGAATCTGGCCCCGCGTCTGCATGAACGTAACGATGCAGTGGTCGTTCTCGCCTTCGAGGAAGAGACCCCCGTCGGCCTGATTATCTGCATTGAAGGATTTTCCTCATTCGCCTGTCAGCCCCTGCTGAATATTCACGATGTGTATGTTGCCCCGGAGTTTCGTGGCACCGGTCTGGCCGGGCAGCTGTTTGAATTCGTCGAACAGATCGCCCGGGCACGAGGCTGCTGTAAACTCACCCTGGAAGTTCTGGAAGGAAATCAGCGTGCCCAGGCGGCTTACCGTAAATTCGGTTTCAACGGCTACGAACTGGATCCTCAAATGGGACGCGCGCTGTTCTGGGAAAAGAAGCTCTAA
- a CDS encoding fumarylacetoacetate hydrolase family protein, whose amino-acid sequence MKLAKVLLSNGERHVAIVEANGVQLLDLSQVDNIHRLSDILHSADPAGLAKFLIDKELPPVPFNQLEFLAPVDYQEVWAAGVTYKRSQVARMEESETAASHYDQVYTADRPELFFKATPNRVCGPNQPVRVRFDSQWSVPEPELALIVSPDQKLVGYTVGNDMSARDIEGENPLYLPQAKFYKQCCGLGPCVLLHEGPLDRDATRIILTIERDGEEVFRGDTSVAEMARGLEDLISWLVKENDFPSGAILLTGTGIVPPDEFTLEDRDIVSIEITGIGTLINPVVKDSAP is encoded by the coding sequence ATGAAGCTCGCGAAAGTGCTATTGTCAAACGGGGAACGTCATGTCGCCATCGTGGAAGCAAACGGAGTGCAGCTGCTGGATCTGTCACAGGTCGACAACATCCATCGTCTGTCGGACATCCTGCATTCCGCCGATCCCGCTGGACTGGCCAAATTCCTGATCGACAAAGAGCTGCCGCCCGTCCCCTTCAATCAGCTGGAGTTCCTCGCCCCCGTTGATTACCAGGAAGTCTGGGCCGCCGGGGTGACTTACAAACGCAGTCAGGTGGCGCGGATGGAAGAATCCGAAACAGCCGCTTCGCATTACGACCAGGTCTACACCGCAGATCGTCCCGAGCTCTTTTTCAAAGCAACTCCCAACCGGGTCTGTGGTCCGAATCAGCCTGTCCGTGTCCGCTTTGACAGTCAGTGGTCTGTACCCGAACCCGAGCTGGCTCTGATCGTCTCTCCCGATCAGAAACTGGTGGGTTACACGGTGGGCAACGATATGTCCGCCCGTGATATCGAAGGCGAAAACCCGCTTTATCTGCCACAGGCGAAATTCTACAAACAGTGTTGCGGCCTGGGCCCCTGTGTCCTGCTGCATGAGGGCCCCCTGGATCGTGATGCCACCAGGATCATTCTGACCATCGAACGGGATGGCGAAGAAGTCTTCCGCGGCGATACGTCCGTTGCAGAAATGGCCCGTGGACTGGAAGATCTCATCAGCTGGCTCGTGAAAGAGAATGATTTTCCCAGCGGTGCGATTCTGCTTACCGGAACCGGCATCGTTCCGCCGGACGAATTCACTCTCGAAGATCGGGACATCGTCTCCATCGAGATCACCGGTATCGGGACGCTGATCAATCCAGTTGTGAAAGATTCAGCTCCTTAG